Proteins from a genomic interval of Streptomyces sp. NBC_00820:
- a CDS encoding maleylpyruvate isomerase family mycothiol-dependent enzyme, which produces MKGLDVGSAAGRGVRAELPEGLEAAVRETAAEIAALLRRGADGMGARIPGAQWSAGEAAAHLALANELMADLAAGRERPYGDGTPQSLAGANESALADFGQREAGPLAAMIEEQAEACVRALGEGGAATTVVTPLGEMSGEALGSYLLTHMLGHGYDLARALGQRHMLTAGRVELTLPFMTAVMERVTDPARTAGLTASYAVRLWRGGGFGVQVEAGAVRVDARVPARADCTIFIEPVTFLLMALGRSGQWGALARGRILVRGRRPWLAPRFPGLFTAP; this is translated from the coding sequence GTGAAGGGGCTGGACGTGGGGTCGGCGGCGGGGCGGGGCGTACGGGCGGAGCTGCCCGAGGGGCTGGAGGCGGCCGTACGGGAGACCGCCGCGGAGATCGCGGCGCTGTTGCGCCGGGGCGCGGACGGTATGGGGGCGCGGATACCCGGGGCGCAGTGGAGCGCCGGTGAGGCGGCGGCCCATCTGGCGCTGGCGAACGAGCTGATGGCGGATCTCGCGGCGGGGCGCGAGCGGCCGTACGGGGACGGCACCCCGCAGAGTCTGGCCGGGGCCAACGAAAGCGCGCTGGCCGATTTCGGGCAGCGGGAGGCCGGACCGCTGGCGGCGATGATCGAGGAGCAGGCCGAGGCGTGCGTCCGCGCGCTGGGAGAGGGCGGCGCGGCCACCACGGTGGTCACCCCGCTGGGGGAGATGAGCGGGGAGGCGCTGGGGTCGTACCTGCTCACCCACATGCTGGGTCACGGCTACGATCTCGCCCGCGCGCTCGGGCAGCGGCACATGCTCACCGCCGGGCGGGTGGAGCTGACGCTGCCGTTCATGACGGCGGTGATGGAACGGGTGACCGACCCGGCCCGCACGGCCGGTCTGACCGCTTCCTACGCCGTCAGGCTGTGGCGCGGGGGCGGATTCGGCGTCCAGGTGGAAGCGGGTGCGGTGCGCGTGGACGCGCGAGTGCCGGCGCGGGCGGACTGCACGATTTTCATCGAGCCGGTGACTTTCCTGCTCATGGCACTCGGCCGAAGCGGACAGTGGGGCGCGCTCGCCCGAGGCCGCATCCTGGTGCGGGGCCGCAGGCCGTGGCTCGCGCCGCGCTTCCCCGGACTGTTCACCGCGCCCTGA
- a CDS encoding SDR family NAD(P)-dependent oxidoreductase encodes MEAESVDSMAVDATSVDEMVYGPGIDPERLALCLSVLEELDQLDVDHPDAIKVRRATAHIYRTVKQRRRQERRAAKTAHDRAVTEATATGSAERIDDETEGILPSSKIEEGRIAGILQRPRSCYTCKQRYVEVDYFYHQLCQACAAENRSRRDARTDLTGKRALLTGGRAKIGMYIALRLLRDGAHTTITTRFPKDAIRRFKAMDDSADWMHRLEVVGIDLRDPAQAVSLADQLTEAGPLDILINNATQTVRRLPSAYAALVEGESAPLPAGELPAHHVIGAFNSGAVDGLAALPLGTSGIEAQKVTDLALVAGNASVARHLDGTAIDAGGLLPDVVDSNTWVQTIEQISPVELLETQLCNYTAPFILISKLRPVMAEAARKAASGRAYVVNVSAMEGVFGRGYKGAGHPNTNAAKAAMNMVTRTSAQEMFEADSILMTSVDTGWITDERPHFDKLRLADEGFHAPLDLIDGAARVYDPIVRGEEGEDLYGVFMKDYAPGQW; translated from the coding sequence ATGGAGGCCGAGTCCGTGGACTCCATGGCCGTGGACGCCACGTCCGTGGACGAGATGGTCTATGGGCCGGGCATCGACCCGGAGCGGCTGGCCCTCTGCCTGAGCGTGCTGGAGGAGCTCGACCAGCTCGACGTCGACCACCCCGACGCGATCAAGGTGCGCCGGGCCACCGCGCACATCTACCGCACGGTCAAGCAGCGCCGCCGCCAGGAACGCCGGGCTGCCAAGACCGCGCACGACCGCGCGGTGACCGAGGCCACGGCCACCGGCTCCGCGGAGCGCATCGACGACGAGACCGAGGGCATCCTGCCCTCCTCCAAGATCGAGGAAGGCCGGATCGCGGGCATACTCCAGCGCCCGCGCTCCTGCTACACCTGCAAGCAGCGCTACGTCGAGGTCGACTACTTCTACCACCAGCTCTGCCAGGCCTGCGCCGCCGAGAACCGCTCCCGCCGCGACGCCCGCACCGATCTCACCGGCAAGCGCGCCCTGCTCACCGGAGGCCGCGCCAAGATCGGTATGTACATCGCGCTGCGGCTGCTGCGGGACGGCGCCCACACGACGATCACCACGCGTTTCCCGAAGGACGCCATCCGCCGCTTCAAGGCCATGGACGACTCGGCGGACTGGATGCACCGGCTGGAGGTCGTCGGCATCGACCTGCGCGACCCCGCGCAGGCCGTGTCTCTCGCGGATCAGCTCACCGAGGCGGGCCCGCTCGACATCCTGATCAACAACGCGACGCAGACCGTACGCCGCCTGCCCTCCGCCTATGCCGCCCTGGTCGAGGGGGAGAGCGCTCCGCTGCCCGCCGGGGAGCTTCCCGCCCACCACGTCATCGGCGCCTTCAACTCCGGCGCCGTCGACGGCCTGGCCGCGCTGCCCCTCGGCACCAGCGGCATCGAGGCCCAGAAGGTCACCGACCTCGCCCTGGTCGCGGGCAACGCCAGTGTCGCCCGGCACCTCGACGGCACCGCCATCGACGCGGGCGGCCTGCTCCCCGACGTCGTCGACAGCAACACCTGGGTGCAGACCATCGAGCAGATCTCCCCGGTGGAGCTGCTCGAGACCCAGCTGTGCAATTACACGGCGCCCTTCATCCTGATCAGCAAGCTCCGCCCGGTCATGGCCGAGGCCGCCAGGAAGGCGGCGAGCGGACGCGCGTACGTCGTGAACGTCTCGGCGATGGAAGGCGTCTTCGGCCGCGGCTACAAGGGTGCGGGCCACCCGAACACGAACGCCGCGAAGGCCGCGATGAACATGGTGACGCGGACCAGCGCCCAGGAGATGTTCGAGGCCGACAGCATCCTCATGACCTCGGTCGACACCGGCTGGATCACCGACGAGCGTCCCCACTTCGACAAGCTTCGCCTCGCCGACGAGGGCTTCCACGCCCCGCTCGACCTGATCGACGGCGCGGCCCGCGTCTACGACCCGATCGTGCGCGGCGAGGAGGGCGAGGACCTGTACGGCGTCTTCATGAAGGACTACGCGCCGGGCCAGTGGTGA
- a CDS encoding wax ester/triacylglycerol synthase family O-acyltransferase: MTSDLLAPLDLAFWNMESDRYPMHLGALGVFATHSPTAGAHAADLLAARAAAVPGLRMRIRDVWQPIGFGGATREPVPDFDPLDHVRLHAPTADFQADAGRLMQRPLNRDRPPWEAHVLPGEDGVSFAVLFKFHHALADGLRALKLAAGILDPVDLPERGPRAVEPPRGVLSDLRGLPGRVPELVRGTLSDVGRALDIGTSLARSTFGMRPSSALTSAPSGTRRTGGVVIDIDDVHRVRKSAGGTVNDVLIAVVAGALRRWLDERGDGSEGVAPRALIPVSRRRPRAAQPQGNRLSGYLIRLPVDDPDPLGRLDTVRTAMVRNKDAGPNRGAGAVALLADHVPALGHRLGGPLVGQAARLWFDILVTSVPLPGIGLRLGGHQLTEVYPFAPLAPGQALAVAISTYRGRVHYGLVADAEAVPDLDVFGRAVSEEVAALIAACDA, translated from the coding sequence GTGACCTCCGACCTGCTCGCTCCCCTCGATCTGGCCTTCTGGAACATGGAGTCCGACCGGTACCCGATGCACCTCGGCGCGCTCGGTGTCTTCGCCACGCACTCGCCCACCGCGGGCGCCCACGCGGCCGACCTGCTCGCCGCCCGTGCCGCCGCCGTGCCCGGCCTGCGGATGCGCATCCGCGACGTCTGGCAGCCGATCGGCTTCGGCGGGGCCACCCGGGAGCCCGTCCCGGACTTCGATCCGCTCGACCACGTACGGCTGCACGCTCCGACCGCCGACTTCCAGGCCGACGCCGGGCGGCTGATGCAGCGGCCGCTGAACCGGGACCGGCCGCCGTGGGAGGCGCACGTCCTGCCCGGCGAGGACGGTGTCTCCTTCGCCGTCCTGTTCAAGTTCCACCACGCCCTCGCCGACGGCCTGCGCGCGCTGAAGCTGGCGGCCGGGATCCTCGATCCCGTCGACCTGCCCGAGCGCGGCCCCCGTGCCGTCGAACCGCCGCGCGGCGTGCTGTCCGACCTGCGCGGACTGCCCGGCCGCGTCCCCGAGCTGGTCAGGGGCACACTGTCCGACGTGGGCCGGGCCCTGGACATCGGTACCTCGCTCGCCCGCTCCACCTTCGGCATGCGGCCCTCCTCGGCGCTGACCTCCGCGCCCAGCGGAACCCGCCGTACCGGGGGCGTCGTGATCGACATCGACGACGTGCACCGTGTCCGCAAGAGCGCCGGCGGCACCGTCAACGACGTCCTCATCGCGGTCGTCGCCGGCGCGCTGCGCCGCTGGCTCGACGAACGGGGCGACGGCAGTGAGGGGGTGGCGCCCCGCGCCCTCATCCCCGTCTCCCGGCGCCGTCCGCGGGCCGCCCAGCCACAGGGAAACCGGCTCTCCGGGTACCTGATACGGCTTCCGGTCGACGACCCCGACCCGCTCGGCCGGCTGGACACCGTCCGCACCGCGATGGTCCGCAACAAGGACGCCGGGCCGAACCGGGGGGCAGGCGCGGTCGCACTGCTCGCGGACCACGTGCCGGCCCTCGGGCACCGGCTCGGCGGACCGCTGGTCGGGCAGGCCGCACGGCTCTGGTTCGACATCCTGGTCACCAGCGTGCCGCTGCCGGGGATCGGACTGCGGCTGGGCGGGCACCAGCTGACCGAGGTGTATCCGTTCGCGCCGCTCGCGCCCGGTCAGGCGCTGGCGGTCGCGATCTCCACGTACCGGGGGCGTGTCCACTACGGGCTGGTCGCCGACGCGGAGGCGGTACCGGACCTCGACGTGTTCGGGAGGGCGGTGTCGGAGGAGGTGGCGGCGCTGATCGCCGCCTGCGACGCGTGA